In Citrus sinensis cultivar Valencia sweet orange chromosome 3, DVS_A1.0, whole genome shotgun sequence, the sequence TACTTGGCCctcaacttaaaaaatgaataaaccaACATTTTCAATGGTAGAAAAAAGGATGATATTGAAACAAAGACTTGATTCTCTTTTATTGTTGGGTTTTGTATAcagatattttttttgtccttGACGAATTTTGCAATTACTTAACAGGTTCGACTTGCACATCAAGTGCTACAAAAGGTGGTGACTCGGTATCTTCAAAGGGATAACCTTCTTATATCAAGTATCAAGCGTCTGACTGAATTGGCAAAGAATGGGAGGGACGCCTTAATGAACTGTGATGTAGATGAACTGGGAAAGATAATGCTGGAGGCTTGGAGATTGCATCAGGAACTTGACCCCCATTGCAGCAACGAATTTGTTGACAGGCTGTTTGCATTTGCTGATCCATACTGTTGCGGCTACAAGCTAGTCGGTGCTGGTGGAGGGGGCTTTGCATTATTACTCGCCAAGGATGCTGAATCTGCCACAGAATTAAGACGCATGCTGGAAAAAGATTCAAATTTTAACTCTGAAGTATACAATTGGAACATCTACTTAGAATCTTAGCCCGTATGCTGGGAAACTTCAAGAAAATAGCTTATTCTTTGTTGTGTCTTTAGATGCTCATATTGATTCTATATTGAAGTCATTGTTGTATAAGTGAACGAGTCTGTAAGCATGTATAcgagaaaacaaattaaaatacttattcTCGGTAATAAAACACGACAACGAAATTCAGAAGAAGAAGGCCGATGCATgtgtattttgtttttttcaatgaACTTGCTTAGATATTGCTTCCTCTTATTGAGTTGGGGCATGGCCTAGAAAGGGAGCATCAACTTTCTTGTTCAAATGATGATGACCTGTGACGTAGGCCCAAGCCAAGCATATCTTGCTAAAATGGCAAAGAATCCAAAGCGCTTTGGATTCCTTTTTCTTAACCGGAAAACGTCACCGCTTTTGCTTACAtagttgaattttattttggtcATGAATGATTTAGGCGTCTCAAATTTCACAATCTTCTTCTTTGATCACCTGTTGGTCCCCTTCCTGGCTCGGCAACACAATATGATTCCCACTATTATTATATGACCCTTCAATTTTCCGACTAGAAGCCAAAACGGAAAGAAAACATTTAGAATGTGGCCATCATTATTATCGTATTTATAGTTCTTTTCATATTCAATGATAGCGAGCCTTTtctgaagaaaataaatccgGAAAAACAATATCAAACGATATTCGGTAACGGTGGTTGAGCTGACGCTTTGGCCAGCTAGCCAATCAAGTGCTGCCACCGCGTTTTATCAAGTTTTTAACTCGAGTGGGGTcacatcttcttcttcttctttttaccattttttggcttttgctTTACCAAAACGAGAACTTATTTTTCACTATCTGCAGTCGCTGCAGACCGGGAagcagagagaaagagagcagaTGGGTCTGCTCACAAACAGAGTAGAGCGAAATGAGATCAAGGCGGGGGATCATATTTACACTTACAGAGCTGTTTTTGCTTACTCTCACCATGGTATTTTctatctctttctttctcgtcttttgtttgtttgtttgttttggctTACAGATTAcgattttctttaatctttcttGAATTTTGCAATGTGGGTTCGTCGTTTaatactcattcttttgtttttgcgtttaagattttttttccttgtatttGATTCAATTCCACCGCtgtttttggttcaattttttcctaaattgcctttatttcattttaattcttatttgcaccaattcttcttcttctttttacccttttgggttgctttttttctttgtttttccaTATCTGTATATTATGAGGGCTCTTTCTTTCAGCTTCTGCAAAGCAAACTATCCAATGGAAGCTGTGAATTGGCTCCCACTGCTTCAGGGTAACCAAAAAGCAAAACAGAATTGTGAAATGAAAGCATGTTTCATTAAAATGCCTGTGCAGATTTATGACTACTATTGTCCattgcagttttttttttcgctgATTACtaagattttttaagttgacTGTGCAAGAAAACATCTATGCTATTGGATCATTTACTATTTACAGTTATGTTTCTTTTGGTGGCTGAGATGGTGGGAGACCTAAGaatattttgtggatttagatttttctcttattattgtGCCTTACATAAGATTTGGATAATCTTTTCCCTTCTCAATCAGATATATATCCCATTCTGATGCAGAATTATTGGTTAATCATCcgtaaaataatttgtaacagTATCTTATGGGGTGGAGTTTAAATGTTCTTGGTCGATTGATAATAAGATCCTTGTGTTTTCAACAGATTATTTTGTGATTGAATCTACTCTAATCATGAGTTCTGTTGAATATCAAACCATACAGGTATTTATGTCGGGGGAAGCAAGGTAGTGCATTTTAGACCTGAACGGAACTTAATTGTGGGAGCGGAGACATCTTCTGAGACACAGAATTCAATCCTCCCATCATCCTGTCTGATCTTTCCTGATTGCGGATTCAGGCAACCCAACAGTGGAGTCATCCTCTCGTGCTTGGACTGTTTCCTTGGAAATGGATCACTGTATTGCTTTGAATATGGAGTTGCCCCATCAGTTTTTCTAGCCAAAGTACGTGGTGGTACGTGCACAACTGCAACATCTGACCCACCAGAAACAGTCATCCACCGAGCTATGTATCTTCTGCAAAATGGATTTGGTAACTACAATGTGTTTCAAAACAACTGTGAGGACTTTGCCCTATACTGCAGAACAGGTCTTCTGATTGTGGATAGGCAAGGGGTTGGATCAAGTGGTCAAGCTTCTTCTGTAATTGGTGCCCCATTAGCTGCCATTCTTTCTTCTCCATTGAAGTTACTGATGCCTAGTCCTGTTGGTATGGCAACAGTTACTGCTGGGATGTACTGTATGAGCAGATATGCTACAGATATTGGTGTTCGATCTGACGTGATCAAGGTGGCAGTGGAGGACTTGGCTGTGAACCTGGGCTGGCTCAGTCGTcatgaggaaacaagtgaaGAAAACAAGTCTTCTAACCAACTGATAGCCATGTGACAGTTATCCCTGGTGCATGCAAAGCTGGGTAGATATACTATTGGCAATTAGCATAACAAGCATTTAGTGCCATTGATGATATGTAACTTATGGTGTTTGTGTTTCTCCTCCCATTCTCTTTTCTCAAGGTTATCCTGCAACTGTATTTTGGgtgttaaaacttaaaaatatgtaTCAAATATTGGAAAACTTGGAATAATTGTGGTTTAAATCAAGTATTGGGTGCTCTACcatttaatgttatttaaacTTCACTTTTGGACTTTATCAGCTGGTGATATTAGAACATTAGTTGGCAATATGTAAACTGGAGAAATTCTGAAGCCTGATACTTGcttaaattgaagaaatgtCAGAAGAGCGTAAAAGCTGAAACTTGACATTGGTATAGGCCTTAGAAAGGCACGCAAGTAATTTGTATGAACTTGTATCAGCCTGTGACAAATGACATTGAAGAAAATTCTgttgtgttttgttttgttgtgtCTCGCATTTGGAAAGTTGTTCTTTACTCTtacaattgattaatttattctctcaaAAATCCCAAATCATCATCGTAGGTTTTGCTTAATTTCCTAATGGCGTATATCGTTGTATATTAATGACTGGATTCATTGATATATGAAGCCGCCCAACAAGAAATTTAAGCCACTTGTATAGAGTAGAAACATGAAAGTGTAGAGCCTATCAAATGAAAGTTAGGCTATGAAATATTGAAATGTACGACATAAACATAACGAATAATTAATGGCACAACGCTGATCGCACAATCTACATCGGTGTATTGCATGGTGTAATGCAATAGCCCAAAGTAATGAATTGacctctctgtctctctcgaAAAAAAAGCagtaactttttcttttttttgtttacttaCTTTAACGTACATAATAAACAATATCTATCTACTGGTAGAgcaaacttaaaatttattatacataataATGAGATGATAGAATTTCGGggaaacaaaacaaagctTTATTGGACATTCAAATGCTTCTTTACTGCACAGTATGTCAAGTGTAAATTAAGTACTTTTTGCTAATTGACTCTCTGGGATCTTCGAAACATTGATAGAATTGATTTCTTCTGTCAAATCAAGATAAACTCAGACCTTTTGGGGGATCTTAACTGTTTCGGGATCTTGGTTTTCTGAAGTGAGTTTTTTAGGGGATTGATTGCTTTTAGATTTCTTGTTATCAGTTGTGGGCTTGAATTCTGCAAGGACGGCCAACTCATTGACTCCATTGACAATTACTTCGATTTTTGCTGCATTTTCTATCAACAAAGACGCTAAAGTGGCCAGGGGAAGAATCTCCATGAAAGAAGATGAGGCTCTGATACTCGTGATGGGCTCTGTATTGCAATTTCCAGAAGCTTCCACTGTTGACGGGGATGGGTTTTTAATACTGATGTTGTGATTAGGAAGTGAAATCAAGGCGTGTTTAAGTTCTTGCACTGCAAAGTTCATTTCTCCAactgataaatttattttagatgaTTGTTTCATTGTTTTCAAGGCAAATGCCAATTCTTGCAAGACGTTAGAGGAACTGCTACTCAATCTCATGCAAATATTGTTCAAATGCCTCTTTAGATGAGGAGGTGCCTGTGGtcaaaattatatgataaGTTGCTTATTGGAGAACAAAAAATatcaaagatttatttttagtgtttGGTGAAAGAATTTGAAACTGTGTCCAGCACAAGActtatttgattataaatatgggattctttattgaaattaattaagtggGTTACCTGAGTTTCTGAATCTACGCAACCATGGAGAGTCTCAATACAATAAGCACAGTTACGTATTGAAGCCCCAATCTTGAGATACTGTTTCCATGGGTGTCTGAAGCTGAAGCGACCATGTGCTGGTTCCCATCTCGCAAAGTTGGCCTGCaaagaaacataaattaagttttaatttggataaataaattaaattcagtgCCATTTATGTATTATCACTTACAATAattgaacaaataaaaagtagcAAACTACCTTCAATTCTTCTGTCGCCTTTGAATTGAGCGCGCATCTATaccctttcattttcttactaCAAGCTTCATCTTTAGCAGTCGAAGTTTTGTTGTGTCTAAAGTATTCAACCACGCACTctgaaaagaaatgaaattcgACAACGGATTAAAAAACGCCACATCAACATATATATCATGGTATTGCATGTTTCATTGCGTATAGGTTTAATATggtttttgactttttgtgAACATACCATCCAATGAATGAGCTAATTTCTCCAAGTTTTGACAAATAAGAAGGTGAAGCTCATCACCTGCCCACATGGGACAGAAAAGCATGCTTATAATTATGCAGATGGAGGCTCCAATGGCGATTGTCGATAATCTTTGTTGGGCCAGCTCCAACAATTTGTCCACACGATAGCCTGAAACCGACACTAAGCTGAAAGTGAGGATGAAGATCATGATACCATAGTCGAATCTGGCTTTGATTGTTGGCATAAATCGAGAGAATGTTGCTGCTGAAGCTGCAGCGAAGAGAATTAATTTGTTAGTGTatgcgtgtgtgtgtattatatatataagaattaattaaaatataaatggccAAGCTaggaatatttttcacttacCTAAAAGGAAAAGTGAGATTCCAAGAACTATGGGCTCTAAATTTTTTCCAGAGTGAAAAGCAATCCAGTGAACACCAACTCCAAGTGACCCAGCAAGAAACGTTCCTATTGCTCTATTAATGCATTTTCCGAGTGTTGCACCTGAAATTAACGCGTACCATCAGTTACGTACAGTAATTACATGCATgcatatgcatatatatatatatatatcatttctAATTAGTAATTTCTGaccatattaaaattagggataaattaaaacataagaaaacataaattttaatatattatactaCAAAATACGTACACTGCATTGgaatttatagttttattgtttttcaatttatccctgattttaatatagttagggatttttaattgaagaacgcacaatttataattaattttagaataataatataacaacatgcacaaaaatgaaatgatttcGAATACTGACCTACGGAAGATTCAAAAACTACGACGACAGTCATAACTGCCCACATAGCGTTACCTCCAACGCCATCATACAAAGGcctcatgtaataaaaaagagaTACAAGGGAAATTGCTAGCCCTACTTTGAGACCATGGATGACTTTCTTAGGCTCGTCAACTGCTAAATTCCAAGCCTTCTCCAAGAACTTGCAGATTTTCAGAATGAACCCTCCTAACATCAGTCTCTTGAACCACGTCCACGCTCTCAGGATTGCCCCGGTTTCAGGCTCTAATCTCTCCGACACCCCATCAGATACATTTATCCTCCATTCCAATTTTCTCGACGCTTCCTTTCCCATTATTATGTACAAgctttgtgtgtgtgtgtgtgtgtgtgtgtgtgtgtgtgtacagcTTTCAAATGAGTGTATGTGTTTGTGTACGGAAGTATATTTCTGGTTGCTTGAGTTGCTTAACATATATATTGTGAACCAGAACTGTATATGTGGACGGAAGTGCGAGGAACTTTTTAGGATTTTAGGTAGGTAAGCCCACTGTCGCATCAGTGACCCATGGGGGCAGAACAGATAACATAACATGGcctaaaaaattgaatcaacTTTTGTGAAGCGTCATCCAACGAGTGgaacttaattatatataccTATATATATAAGCATGCACACAGAGATCATATCTCAGTTCATACGTAATTTCCTTGGTCGGAGTAAGTTGGAAGCAGCACAAATCTCTGGAAAGTAAATGCGCTTAAAAGTACTTTCATTTGCTATCAAGCTCGacagtaaaataattatatcacaAAGGACTCTTGTGAATAGAAATATCACCAATTCGGTTATAGCAGCGTCCTGATTGCTTAGAGTATTAAGGGAGGCCAGATTAGGTCGATacatatatcaattaattcatGCATAATATCAAACCTTACCAGTCCCTTTCACCACCTATATCTCACTCTCGATACTTATGATTAGTTCCATTTGATGAGTATCGCATGAAGGTActtcttaattattaaatgtcattttctattattattatatcatacACAAATATATGACAAGAATATATCATAATATACATGTATGTTAATtcgaaaaataaaacttaaattctaTTAGTAGATATTGTTGGTACGTACACCACATTGTTAGTAGAAGAAGCTAGTGGGGGATTTATAAATGtgaaagaaagtaaaaaaaaaaaaaaaaaaaaaaaaaacttaacagATATTTACTTTTAAGGATAGTATTTTCTCTTATATAAATAGTGTGTTTTGTAACCACTTAAAATGAATCAGATCAAGAAATTTACTctcttctttttatatttttctaaaatattattactagTTTTGCTCAGGTGGTttcgaaaacaaaaatattgtacTTTCAGCAAGCAAGTAATTTCAAACTCATATGTTTATGCTACGTACGGCTCGTTAATCATTATCAAGATGCATGTTTAAATATTAATGACGAAGCCTCCGTGCTCATCATCTCTAAATCATCCTTAACTATATATCCTGGTATTTGTTAAATTAGTTTCTACACATGCAAGGGACCTAATTTTTAGGTCTTTCTCTGGAATGAAAGATAAGCAacctttttaatttcattgggTCAGCGAgtgtttaatttacttaagTGGAACGATTATCAgctcttaattaataattctgaTTCAAAGATTCTCTTACGTGGCCTACTAGCTATCTACTTTGTGCGTTAGAATGTTGCTCGTGCCTTTAGCTAATCACTATGTTTGAGATTGTATATTTTAATCTATCTATATATTCATGTCAAAATTAGGTCATGATTTTAAACCCCTTGTTGCTTTTAGGGTTtccgattttttttttttttaataatgggTTTAACTAATTTAATCATCGTGTTTTGTTATTAAAGATTATGAGAAGCGTGCATACGTGCCTCACTGGTTGGGTGGGCaggctaaaaaaaaatcccaaaaattttTGGTTGGCCaagctgaaaaaaataataataatccctgaatactaaattaaaatgagattttaacCAACAAGCGTGTAGATCAGTTGATATGTGATTGTTCTAACTGAATCAAAGTCCTCGATTCGAGACTTATTATTGAGTTGTGTTAAATACTTGTTGGAAGAGTTTTACCGCCTTAGTAGTCTTACCggttcaaattaataaaatcatataaattttatgttttggccccttggtttttattttattttttgtagcctatgaaattttataatttatccaTTATAGCCCCATTATCATTGGGCTCTTCAgttctgtaaaatttatgCCGAATTTATAACTTTTTGGTTTTGCCCGCCCTCGAACCAAAATCCTAATTTTGCCACTGCAGTGATTGACTCAGTTCTCTTAGAAACATGATTAGGAAAAATTAAGCTACCTCAACtattagttaaattattttaatataaaatttatgatatatcAACAATAAAAACTTTGGAATGTAACAAAAAGTTATAAGTTCTCTAAAGATAATGATtagtgttttaaaaaaaaaaattgtatcgTACTTGTACTCAATCAAATatcttatatataatatgattgtGTATGATCGTTTAAATGAGAGTGTTACACCTATGATATTAATCAGAAATCAAGTGTAAGTAATAAGCAGCGCAATAGTGCTCAGTCTTCATAATACAAATCAAGCAAACCGATCATGAAAGTAATAAGAATCCAtcacaaagaaaagaatttatgTGATTTTAAGCAATTTTGAGACAAGAAAATAACAACGAGATTCTTTCCGATTATTGACTGATACCTTCAGATTTTTCCCAACCGTCTCTCATCGAGCGAAGtaaagaatttcaagaatggaAACCTAACAATGTTTGCAATCGatccaattaaatttttttggggcggttatttttcaaacaattaatCTCATGAAATCTTGATCGTTGATTGAGGGGTCGGCGCACTGCCCGGGCCGAATCAATAATGGGCTGGATTTTAAAGCCCAAATTAGGAGAATG encodes:
- the LOC102629352 gene encoding aluminum-activated malate transporter 10; the encoded protein is MGKEASRKLEWRINVSDGVSERLEPETGAILRAWTWFKRLMLGGFILKICKFLEKAWNLAVDEPKKVIHGLKVGLAISLVSLFYYMRPLYDGVGGNAMWAVMTVVVVFESSVGATLGKCINRAIGTFLAGSLGVGVHWIAFHSGKNLEPIVLGISLFLLASAATFSRFMPTIKARFDYGIMIFILTFSLVSVSGYRVDKLLELAQQRLSTIAIGASICIIISMLFCPMWAGDELHLLICQNLEKLAHSLDECVVEYFRHNKTSTAKDEACSKKMKGYRCALNSKATEELKANFARWEPAHGRFSFRHPWKQYLKIGASIRNCAYCIETLHGCVDSETQAPPHLKRHLNNICMRLSSSSSNVLQELAFALKTMKQSSKINLSVGEMNFAVQELKHALISLPNHNISIKNPSPSTVEASGNCNTEPITSIRASSSFMEILPLATLASLLIENAAKIEVIVNGVNELAVLAEFKPTTDNKKSKSNQSPKKLTSENQDPETVKIPQKV
- the LOC102607118 gene encoding protein LEAD-SENSITIVE 1, producing the protein MGLLTNRVERNEIKAGDHIYTYRAVFAYSHHGIYVGGSKVVHFRPERNLIVGAETSSETQNSILPSSCLIFPDCGFRQPNSGVILSCLDCFLGNGSLYCFEYGVAPSVFLAKVRGGTCTTATSDPPETVIHRAMYLLQNGFGNYNVFQNNCEDFALYCRTGLLIVDRQGVGSSGQASSVIGAPLAAILSSPLKLLMPSPVGMATVTAGMYCMSRYATDIGVRSDVIKVAVEDLAVNLGWLSRHEETSEENKSSNQLIAM